Genomic window (Megamonas funiformis):
GGCTCTAATTTTGATGTCGCTTCAGCCGGAGAGATAAGGCTATTGTCTAAAATGGGTGTATCAGGGGAGAAAATGATTTATGCTAATCCTGTAAAGACGATAGAAGGGCTGATTGAAGCTAGTAAGGTAGGTATAAAGCGATTTACTTTTGACAGTGAAAATGAAATTGATAAAATAAAAAAATATGTACCAGATGCAGAAGTTTTAGCTCGTGTGAAGATTAAACAATCTGATGCTATTGTGAATTTAAATATAAAATTTGGTGCAGATGAAACTAAAATTTTAGATTTATTAAATTATGCAAAAGCAAATGGTTTAAAAGCAAATGGGATATGTTTTCATGTAGGTAGTCAGGTTTTATCTACAAAATCATATGAAAGGGCATTTTCATTAGCACGAGGTTTAATAGATAGATTAAAAGCTAGTGGGATTGATATAAAATATATGGATATCGGTGGCGGTTTACCTGTAGCATGTTTAGATAAAGATGTTGATGCAGAAAAAATCATGAAAAATATAAATGATTGTTTAGTTGATTTTGAAGATGTAGAAGTTTGGGCTGAACCTGGTCGATATATTTGCGGTAATGCAGTAAATGTGATTACTTCTATAATTGGTAAACAAATGCGTGATGAAAAACAATGGTATTATATAGATGATGGTATATATGGTTCTTTTTCGGGAATTTTATTTGACCATTGGGATTATGATATAATATCATTGAAAGATGAAGATAATACTTATGAAAAAGCCACTATAGCAGGCCCAAGTTGTGATTCGTTGGATATAGTAAAAAAAGAAATGTATTGCCCTAAATTAGATGAGGGTGATTTATTAATAGCCTTAAATGCTGGGGCTTATAGTAAAGTATCAGCTACAACTTTTAATGGCTTTTCTTTACCAAAAACAGTGGCATTAGAATAGTATTTTTGAGAGGAGGAAATACCATAAATAAAGCATCTATTGCCAATTTATTAGTGATTGTTTTAGTTTTATGTGGTATATTTTTTACAATGTCTCCTGAAAGCCAAGAAGGATATAGTTCTTTTATGGAAATAATGTTAGGTTTAGTAGGGGCATTTGTAGTTGTAACTGTCGTTAGAATGATAGTGGCAAATAAAAGAAATAAATAAAGTAAAATAGTTAAAATTAATTTATTT
Coding sequences:
- a CDS encoding type III PLP-dependent enzyme, whose amino-acid sequence is MKSFKLTKEEATMLAQKYATPLEVISLEHIEENYNLLCKHIPRLKVFYAIKANSAKCILEKLIKLGSNFDVASAGEIRLLSKMGVSGEKMIYANPVKTIEGLIEASKVGIKRFTFDSENEIDKIKKYVPDAEVLARVKIKQSDAIVNLNIKFGADETKILDLLNYAKANGLKANGICFHVGSQVLSTKSYERAFSLARGLIDRLKASGIDIKYMDIGGGLPVACLDKDVDAEKIMKNINDCLVDFEDVEVWAEPGRYICGNAVNVITSIIGKQMRDEKQWYYIDDGIYGSFSGILFDHWDYDIISLKDEDNTYEKATIAGPSCDSLDIVKKEMYCPKLDEGDLLIALNAGAYSKVSATTFNGFSLPKTVALE